One Agelaius phoeniceus isolate bAgePho1 chromosome 6, bAgePho1.hap1, whole genome shotgun sequence DNA window includes the following coding sequences:
- the ATG13 gene encoding autophagy-related protein 13 isoform X8: MDTDLSSQDRKDLDKFIKFFALKTVQVIVQARLGEKICTRSSSSPTGSDWFNLAIKDIPEVTHEAKKALAGQLPAVGRSMCVEISLKTSEGDSMELEIWCLEMNEKCDKEIKVSYTVYNRLSLLLKSLLAITRVTPAYRLSRKQGHEYVILYRIYFGEVQLSGLGEGFQTVRVGTVGTPVGTITLSCAYRINLAFMSTRQFERTPPIMGIIIDHFVDRPYPSSSPMHPCNYRAGEDNGAVYPSVEDSQEVCTTSFSTSPPSQLIGPGKEGGVPPVPSQPAHGTQADQERMCTPLEGVHYSAATPSSSEDTETVSNSSEGKCGSPHDLLETIFIRKVGAFVNKPINQVTMANLDIPFAMFAPKNVELEDNDPMVNPPESPETESPLHGSLHSEGSSGSSTGNTHDDFVMVDFKPAFSKDDILPMDLGTFYREFQNPPQLSSLSIDIGAQSMAEDLVWNPEISDSLPEKLAVHEKNVKEFDAFVETLQ; encoded by the exons ATGGACACTGATCTCAGTTCCCAAGACAGGAAGGACCTGGACAAGTTCATCaaattttttgctttaaag ACAGTACAAGTAATTGTCCAGGCCCGACTTGGAGAGAAAATCTGTACCCGCTCATCATCCTCCCCAACAGGTTCTGACTGG TTCAATTTGGCAATCAAAGATATACCAGAGGTTACTCATGAAGCAAAgaaagccctggcaggacaGCTGCCCGCTGTTGGACGGTCTATGTGCGTGGAGATTTCTCTCAAAACCTCAGAG GGGGACTCCATGGAGCTGGAAATTTGGTGTCTGGAAATGAATGAAAA GTGTGACAAAGAAATCAAAGTTTCATACACTGTATACAACAGACTTTCTCTATTGCTGAAGTCTTTGCTTGCTATAACCAGAGTAACTCCAGCCTACAGACTCTCTAGGAAACAAGGCCATGAATATGTAATATTGTACAG gaTATATTTTGGTGAAGTCCAGCTGAGTGGCTTGGGAGAAG GTTTCCAGACAGTCCGTGTTGGGACAGTGGGTACCCCAGTGGGCACCATCACTTTGTCGTGTGCCTACAGAATCAACCTTGCTTTCATGTCAACCAG ACAGTTTGAGAGGACCCCTCCTATCATGGGGATTATAATTGATCACTTTGTGGACCGTCCCTATCCCAGCTCTTCACCCATGCATCCCTGCAATTACAG AGCTGGTGAGGACAATGGTGCAGTATACCCCTCAGTAGAAGATTCCCAAGAAGTGTGTACCACAtctttttccacctctcctcCATCTCAG TTGATTGGTCCAGGCAAAGAAGGGGGAGTTCCCCCAGTTCCTAGCCAGCCAGCACATGGCACTCAAGCTGACCAAGAGAGGATGTGCACCCCACTGGAGGGAGTCCATTACTCAGCAGCTACTCCTTCTAGCAG TGAGGACACAGAAACAGTATCCAACAGCAGTGAAGGAAAGTGTGGCTCCCCACATGACCTTTTGGAGACCATCTTTATCCGGAAGGTGGGAGCTTTTGTCAACAAACCCATTAACCAG GTGACCATGGCCAACTTAGACATTCCTTTTGCCATGTTTGCTCCCAAGAATGTTGAGCTGGAAGATAACGACCCCATG GTCAATCCTCCTGAATCCCCAGAAACGGAATCTCCTCTACATGGCAGCTTACACTCAGAGGGCtccagtggcagcagcacagggaacaCCCATGATGACTTCGTTATGGTTGACTTT AAACCAGCATTTTCAAAAGATGACATTCTTCCAATGGACCTGGGGACATTTTACCGTGAATTTCAGAACCCCCCTCAACTCAGCAGCCTCTCCATTGACATTGGAGCACAGTCCATGGCAGAGGATTTGGTATGGAATCCTGAAATTTCT GACTCATTACCAGAGAAGCTGGCAGTCCATGAGAAAAATGTCAAAGAATTTGATGCTTTTGTGGAAACCTTGCAGTGA
- the ATG13 gene encoding autophagy-related protein 13 isoform X1, producing MDTDLSSQDRKDLDKFIKFFALKTVQVIVQARLGEKICTRSSSSPTGSDWFNLAIKDIPEVTHEAKKALAGQLPAVGRSMCVEISLKTSEGDSMELEIWCLEMNEKCDKEIKVSYTVYNRLSLLLKSLLAITRVTPAYRLSRKQGHEYVILYRIYFGEVQLSGLGEGFQTVRVGTVGTPVGTITLSCAYRINLAFMSTRQFERTPPIMGIIIDHFVDRPYPSSSPMHPCNYRAGEDNGAVYPSVEDSQEVCTTSFSTSPPSQCVFTVTKAHFQTPPPVVTDTLKVPVMGLAFSHQLSSSRLSYQPAALGVGSADMGYPVLFAGGLNAAHPHQLIGPGKEGGVPPVPSQPAHGTQADQERMCTPLEGVHYSAATPSSSEDTETVSNSSEGKCGSPHDLLETIFIRKVGAFVNKPINQVTMANLDIPFAMFAPKNVELEDNDPMVNPPESPETESPLHGSLHSEGSSGSSTGNTHDDFVMVDFKPAFSKDDILPMDLGTFYREFQNPPQLSSLSIDIGAQSMAEDLVWNPEISDSLPEKLAVHEKNVKEFDAFVETLQ from the exons ATGGACACTGATCTCAGTTCCCAAGACAGGAAGGACCTGGACAAGTTCATCaaattttttgctttaaag ACAGTACAAGTAATTGTCCAGGCCCGACTTGGAGAGAAAATCTGTACCCGCTCATCATCCTCCCCAACAGGTTCTGACTGG TTCAATTTGGCAATCAAAGATATACCAGAGGTTACTCATGAAGCAAAgaaagccctggcaggacaGCTGCCCGCTGTTGGACGGTCTATGTGCGTGGAGATTTCTCTCAAAACCTCAGAG GGGGACTCCATGGAGCTGGAAATTTGGTGTCTGGAAATGAATGAAAA GTGTGACAAAGAAATCAAAGTTTCATACACTGTATACAACAGACTTTCTCTATTGCTGAAGTCTTTGCTTGCTATAACCAGAGTAACTCCAGCCTACAGACTCTCTAGGAAACAAGGCCATGAATATGTAATATTGTACAG gaTATATTTTGGTGAAGTCCAGCTGAGTGGCTTGGGAGAAG GTTTCCAGACAGTCCGTGTTGGGACAGTGGGTACCCCAGTGGGCACCATCACTTTGTCGTGTGCCTACAGAATCAACCTTGCTTTCATGTCAACCAG ACAGTTTGAGAGGACCCCTCCTATCATGGGGATTATAATTGATCACTTTGTGGACCGTCCCTATCCCAGCTCTTCACCCATGCATCCCTGCAATTACAG AGCTGGTGAGGACAATGGTGCAGTATACCCCTCAGTAGAAGATTCCCAAGAAGTGTGTACCACAtctttttccacctctcctcCATCTCAG TGTGTTTTTACTGTCACAAAGGCACATTTTCAGACCCCTCCTCCTGTGGTGACGGACACCTTGAAGGTCCCAGTGATGGGGCTGGCCTTTTCCCATCAA CTTTCCAGCTCACGTCTTTCCTATcagcctgctgccctgggagttGGATCAGCTGACATGGGGTATCCTGTACTCTTTGCTGGTGGCTTGAATGCTGCACACCCTCACCAG TTGATTGGTCCAGGCAAAGAAGGGGGAGTTCCCCCAGTTCCTAGCCAGCCAGCACATGGCACTCAAGCTGACCAAGAGAGGATGTGCACCCCACTGGAGGGAGTCCATTACTCAGCAGCTACTCCTTCTAGCAG TGAGGACACAGAAACAGTATCCAACAGCAGTGAAGGAAAGTGTGGCTCCCCACATGACCTTTTGGAGACCATCTTTATCCGGAAGGTGGGAGCTTTTGTCAACAAACCCATTAACCAG GTGACCATGGCCAACTTAGACATTCCTTTTGCCATGTTTGCTCCCAAGAATGTTGAGCTGGAAGATAACGACCCCATG GTCAATCCTCCTGAATCCCCAGAAACGGAATCTCCTCTACATGGCAGCTTACACTCAGAGGGCtccagtggcagcagcacagggaacaCCCATGATGACTTCGTTATGGTTGACTTT AAACCAGCATTTTCAAAAGATGACATTCTTCCAATGGACCTGGGGACATTTTACCGTGAATTTCAGAACCCCCCTCAACTCAGCAGCCTCTCCATTGACATTGGAGCACAGTCCATGGCAGAGGATTTGGTATGGAATCCTGAAATTTCT GACTCATTACCAGAGAAGCTGGCAGTCCATGAGAAAAATGTCAAAGAATTTGATGCTTTTGTGGAAACCTTGCAGTGA
- the ATG13 gene encoding autophagy-related protein 13 isoform X6, which yields MDTDLSSQDRKDLDKFIKFFALKTVQVIVQARLGEKICTRSSSSPTGSDWFNLAIKDIPEVTHEAKKALAGQLPAVGRSMCVEISLKTSEGDSMELEIWCLEMNEKCDKEIKVSYTVYNRLSLLLKSLLAITRVTPAYRLSRKQGHEYVILYRIYFGEVQLSGLGEGFQTVRVGTVGTPVGTITLSCAYRINLAFMSTRQFERTPPIMGIIIDHFVDRPYPSSSPMHPCNYRAGEDNGAVYPSVEDSQEVCTTSFSTSPPSQLSSSRLSYQPAALGVGSADMGYPVLFAGGLNAAHPHQLIGPGKEGGVPPVPSQPAHGTQADQERMCTPLEGVHYSAATPSSSEDTETVSNSSEGKCGSPHDLLETIFIRKVGAFVNKPINQVTMANLDIPFAMFAPKNVELEDNDPMVNPPESPETESPLHGSLHSEGSSGSSTGNTHDDFVMVDFKPAFSKDDILPMDLGTFYREFQNPPQLSSLSIDIGAQSMAEDLDSLPEKLAVHEKNVKEFDAFVETLQ from the exons ATGGACACTGATCTCAGTTCCCAAGACAGGAAGGACCTGGACAAGTTCATCaaattttttgctttaaag ACAGTACAAGTAATTGTCCAGGCCCGACTTGGAGAGAAAATCTGTACCCGCTCATCATCCTCCCCAACAGGTTCTGACTGG TTCAATTTGGCAATCAAAGATATACCAGAGGTTACTCATGAAGCAAAgaaagccctggcaggacaGCTGCCCGCTGTTGGACGGTCTATGTGCGTGGAGATTTCTCTCAAAACCTCAGAG GGGGACTCCATGGAGCTGGAAATTTGGTGTCTGGAAATGAATGAAAA GTGTGACAAAGAAATCAAAGTTTCATACACTGTATACAACAGACTTTCTCTATTGCTGAAGTCTTTGCTTGCTATAACCAGAGTAACTCCAGCCTACAGACTCTCTAGGAAACAAGGCCATGAATATGTAATATTGTACAG gaTATATTTTGGTGAAGTCCAGCTGAGTGGCTTGGGAGAAG GTTTCCAGACAGTCCGTGTTGGGACAGTGGGTACCCCAGTGGGCACCATCACTTTGTCGTGTGCCTACAGAATCAACCTTGCTTTCATGTCAACCAG ACAGTTTGAGAGGACCCCTCCTATCATGGGGATTATAATTGATCACTTTGTGGACCGTCCCTATCCCAGCTCTTCACCCATGCATCCCTGCAATTACAG AGCTGGTGAGGACAATGGTGCAGTATACCCCTCAGTAGAAGATTCCCAAGAAGTGTGTACCACAtctttttccacctctcctcCATCTCAG CTTTCCAGCTCACGTCTTTCCTATcagcctgctgccctgggagttGGATCAGCTGACATGGGGTATCCTGTACTCTTTGCTGGTGGCTTGAATGCTGCACACCCTCACCAG TTGATTGGTCCAGGCAAAGAAGGGGGAGTTCCCCCAGTTCCTAGCCAGCCAGCACATGGCACTCAAGCTGACCAAGAGAGGATGTGCACCCCACTGGAGGGAGTCCATTACTCAGCAGCTACTCCTTCTAGCAG TGAGGACACAGAAACAGTATCCAACAGCAGTGAAGGAAAGTGTGGCTCCCCACATGACCTTTTGGAGACCATCTTTATCCGGAAGGTGGGAGCTTTTGTCAACAAACCCATTAACCAG GTGACCATGGCCAACTTAGACATTCCTTTTGCCATGTTTGCTCCCAAGAATGTTGAGCTGGAAGATAACGACCCCATG GTCAATCCTCCTGAATCCCCAGAAACGGAATCTCCTCTACATGGCAGCTTACACTCAGAGGGCtccagtggcagcagcacagggaacaCCCATGATGACTTCGTTATGGTTGACTTT AAACCAGCATTTTCAAAAGATGACATTCTTCCAATGGACCTGGGGACATTTTACCGTGAATTTCAGAACCCCCCTCAACTCAGCAGCCTCTCCATTGACATTGGAGCACAGTCCATGGCAGAGGATTTG GACTCATTACCAGAGAAGCTGGCAGTCCATGAGAAAAATGTCAAAGAATTTGATGCTTTTGTGGAAACCTTGCAGTGA
- the ATG13 gene encoding autophagy-related protein 13 isoform X3: MDTDLSSQDRKDLDKFIKFFALKTVQVIVQARLGEKICTRSSSSPTGSDWFNLAIKDIPEVTHEAKKALAGQLPAVGRSMCVEISLKTSEGDSMELEIWCLEMNEKCDKEIKVSYTVYNRLSLLLKSLLAITRVTPAYRLSRKQGHEYVILYRIYFGEVQLSGLGEGFQTVRVGTVGTPVGTITLSCAYRINLAFMSTRQFERTPPIMGIIIDHFVDRPYPSSSPMHPCNYRAGEDNGAVYPSVEDSQEVCTTSFSTSPPSQCVFTVTKAHFQTPPPVVTDTLKVPVMGLAFSHQLSSSRLSYQPAALGVGSADMGYPVLFAGGLNAAHPHQLIGPGKEGGVPPVPSQPAHGTQADQERMCTPLEGVHYSAATPSSSEDTETVSNSSEGKCGSPHDLLETIFIRKVTMANLDIPFAMFAPKNVELEDNDPMVNPPESPETESPLHGSLHSEGSSGSSTGNTHDDFVMVDFKPAFSKDDILPMDLGTFYREFQNPPQLSSLSIDIGAQSMAEDLVWNPEISDSLPEKLAVHEKNVKEFDAFVETLQ, translated from the exons ATGGACACTGATCTCAGTTCCCAAGACAGGAAGGACCTGGACAAGTTCATCaaattttttgctttaaag ACAGTACAAGTAATTGTCCAGGCCCGACTTGGAGAGAAAATCTGTACCCGCTCATCATCCTCCCCAACAGGTTCTGACTGG TTCAATTTGGCAATCAAAGATATACCAGAGGTTACTCATGAAGCAAAgaaagccctggcaggacaGCTGCCCGCTGTTGGACGGTCTATGTGCGTGGAGATTTCTCTCAAAACCTCAGAG GGGGACTCCATGGAGCTGGAAATTTGGTGTCTGGAAATGAATGAAAA GTGTGACAAAGAAATCAAAGTTTCATACACTGTATACAACAGACTTTCTCTATTGCTGAAGTCTTTGCTTGCTATAACCAGAGTAACTCCAGCCTACAGACTCTCTAGGAAACAAGGCCATGAATATGTAATATTGTACAG gaTATATTTTGGTGAAGTCCAGCTGAGTGGCTTGGGAGAAG GTTTCCAGACAGTCCGTGTTGGGACAGTGGGTACCCCAGTGGGCACCATCACTTTGTCGTGTGCCTACAGAATCAACCTTGCTTTCATGTCAACCAG ACAGTTTGAGAGGACCCCTCCTATCATGGGGATTATAATTGATCACTTTGTGGACCGTCCCTATCCCAGCTCTTCACCCATGCATCCCTGCAATTACAG AGCTGGTGAGGACAATGGTGCAGTATACCCCTCAGTAGAAGATTCCCAAGAAGTGTGTACCACAtctttttccacctctcctcCATCTCAG TGTGTTTTTACTGTCACAAAGGCACATTTTCAGACCCCTCCTCCTGTGGTGACGGACACCTTGAAGGTCCCAGTGATGGGGCTGGCCTTTTCCCATCAA CTTTCCAGCTCACGTCTTTCCTATcagcctgctgccctgggagttGGATCAGCTGACATGGGGTATCCTGTACTCTTTGCTGGTGGCTTGAATGCTGCACACCCTCACCAG TTGATTGGTCCAGGCAAAGAAGGGGGAGTTCCCCCAGTTCCTAGCCAGCCAGCACATGGCACTCAAGCTGACCAAGAGAGGATGTGCACCCCACTGGAGGGAGTCCATTACTCAGCAGCTACTCCTTCTAGCAG TGAGGACACAGAAACAGTATCCAACAGCAGTGAAGGAAAGTGTGGCTCCCCACATGACCTTTTGGAGACCATCTTTATCCGGAAG GTGACCATGGCCAACTTAGACATTCCTTTTGCCATGTTTGCTCCCAAGAATGTTGAGCTGGAAGATAACGACCCCATG GTCAATCCTCCTGAATCCCCAGAAACGGAATCTCCTCTACATGGCAGCTTACACTCAGAGGGCtccagtggcagcagcacagggaacaCCCATGATGACTTCGTTATGGTTGACTTT AAACCAGCATTTTCAAAAGATGACATTCTTCCAATGGACCTGGGGACATTTTACCGTGAATTTCAGAACCCCCCTCAACTCAGCAGCCTCTCCATTGACATTGGAGCACAGTCCATGGCAGAGGATTTGGTATGGAATCCTGAAATTTCT GACTCATTACCAGAGAAGCTGGCAGTCCATGAGAAAAATGTCAAAGAATTTGATGCTTTTGTGGAAACCTTGCAGTGA
- the ATG13 gene encoding autophagy-related protein 13 isoform X5, which translates to MDTDLSSQDRKDLDKFIKFFALKTVQVIVQARLGEKICTRSSSSPTGSDWFNLAIKDIPEVTHEAKKALAGQLPAVGRSMCVEISLKTSEGDSMELEIWCLEMNEKCDKEIKVSYTVYNRLSLLLKSLLAITRVTPAYRLSRKQGHEYVILYRIYFGEVQLSGLGEGFQTVRVGTVGTPVGTITLSCAYRINLAFMSTRQFERTPPIMGIIIDHFVDRPYPSSSPMHPCNYRAGEDNGAVYPSVEDSQEVCTTSFSTSPPSQLSSSRLSYQPAALGVGSADMGYPVLFAGGLNAAHPHQLIGPGKEGGVPPVPSQPAHGTQADQERMCTPLEGVHYSAATPSSSEDTETVSNSSEGKCGSPHDLLETIFIRKVGAFVNKPINQVTMANLDIPFAMFAPKNVELEDNDPMVNPPESPETESPLHGSLHSEGSSGSSTGNTHDDFVMVDFKPAFSKDDILPMDLGTFYREFQNPPQLSSLSIDIGAQSMAEDLVWNPEISDSLPEKLAVHEKNVKEFDAFVETLQ; encoded by the exons ATGGACACTGATCTCAGTTCCCAAGACAGGAAGGACCTGGACAAGTTCATCaaattttttgctttaaag ACAGTACAAGTAATTGTCCAGGCCCGACTTGGAGAGAAAATCTGTACCCGCTCATCATCCTCCCCAACAGGTTCTGACTGG TTCAATTTGGCAATCAAAGATATACCAGAGGTTACTCATGAAGCAAAgaaagccctggcaggacaGCTGCCCGCTGTTGGACGGTCTATGTGCGTGGAGATTTCTCTCAAAACCTCAGAG GGGGACTCCATGGAGCTGGAAATTTGGTGTCTGGAAATGAATGAAAA GTGTGACAAAGAAATCAAAGTTTCATACACTGTATACAACAGACTTTCTCTATTGCTGAAGTCTTTGCTTGCTATAACCAGAGTAACTCCAGCCTACAGACTCTCTAGGAAACAAGGCCATGAATATGTAATATTGTACAG gaTATATTTTGGTGAAGTCCAGCTGAGTGGCTTGGGAGAAG GTTTCCAGACAGTCCGTGTTGGGACAGTGGGTACCCCAGTGGGCACCATCACTTTGTCGTGTGCCTACAGAATCAACCTTGCTTTCATGTCAACCAG ACAGTTTGAGAGGACCCCTCCTATCATGGGGATTATAATTGATCACTTTGTGGACCGTCCCTATCCCAGCTCTTCACCCATGCATCCCTGCAATTACAG AGCTGGTGAGGACAATGGTGCAGTATACCCCTCAGTAGAAGATTCCCAAGAAGTGTGTACCACAtctttttccacctctcctcCATCTCAG CTTTCCAGCTCACGTCTTTCCTATcagcctgctgccctgggagttGGATCAGCTGACATGGGGTATCCTGTACTCTTTGCTGGTGGCTTGAATGCTGCACACCCTCACCAG TTGATTGGTCCAGGCAAAGAAGGGGGAGTTCCCCCAGTTCCTAGCCAGCCAGCACATGGCACTCAAGCTGACCAAGAGAGGATGTGCACCCCACTGGAGGGAGTCCATTACTCAGCAGCTACTCCTTCTAGCAG TGAGGACACAGAAACAGTATCCAACAGCAGTGAAGGAAAGTGTGGCTCCCCACATGACCTTTTGGAGACCATCTTTATCCGGAAGGTGGGAGCTTTTGTCAACAAACCCATTAACCAG GTGACCATGGCCAACTTAGACATTCCTTTTGCCATGTTTGCTCCCAAGAATGTTGAGCTGGAAGATAACGACCCCATG GTCAATCCTCCTGAATCCCCAGAAACGGAATCTCCTCTACATGGCAGCTTACACTCAGAGGGCtccagtggcagcagcacagggaacaCCCATGATGACTTCGTTATGGTTGACTTT AAACCAGCATTTTCAAAAGATGACATTCTTCCAATGGACCTGGGGACATTTTACCGTGAATTTCAGAACCCCCCTCAACTCAGCAGCCTCTCCATTGACATTGGAGCACAGTCCATGGCAGAGGATTTGGTATGGAATCCTGAAATTTCT GACTCATTACCAGAGAAGCTGGCAGTCCATGAGAAAAATGTCAAAGAATTTGATGCTTTTGTGGAAACCTTGCAGTGA
- the ATG13 gene encoding autophagy-related protein 13 isoform X9, translated as MDTDLSSQDRKDLDKFIKFFALKTVQVIVQARLGEKICTRSSSSPTGSDWFNLAIKDIPEVTHEAKKALAGQLPAVGRSMCVEISLKTSEGDSMELEIWCLEMNEKCDKEIKVSYTVYNRLSLLLKSLLAITRVTPAYRLSRKQGHEYVILYRIYFGEVQLSGLGEGFQTVRVGTVGTPVGTITLSCAYRINLAFMSTRQFERTPPIMGIIIDHFVDRPYPSSSPMHPCNYRAGEDNGAVYPSVEDSQEVCTTSFSTSPPSQLIGPGKEGGVPPVPSQPAHGTQADQERMCTPLEGVHYSAATPSSSEDTETVSNSSEGKCGSPHDLLETIFIRKVGAFVNKPINQVTMANLDIPFAMFAPKNVELEDNDPMVNPPESPETESPLHGSLHSEGSSGSSTGNTHDDFVMVDFKPAFSKDDILPMDLGTFYREFQNPPQLSSLSIDIGAQSMAEDLDSLPEKLAVHEKNVKEFDAFVETLQ; from the exons ATGGACACTGATCTCAGTTCCCAAGACAGGAAGGACCTGGACAAGTTCATCaaattttttgctttaaag ACAGTACAAGTAATTGTCCAGGCCCGACTTGGAGAGAAAATCTGTACCCGCTCATCATCCTCCCCAACAGGTTCTGACTGG TTCAATTTGGCAATCAAAGATATACCAGAGGTTACTCATGAAGCAAAgaaagccctggcaggacaGCTGCCCGCTGTTGGACGGTCTATGTGCGTGGAGATTTCTCTCAAAACCTCAGAG GGGGACTCCATGGAGCTGGAAATTTGGTGTCTGGAAATGAATGAAAA GTGTGACAAAGAAATCAAAGTTTCATACACTGTATACAACAGACTTTCTCTATTGCTGAAGTCTTTGCTTGCTATAACCAGAGTAACTCCAGCCTACAGACTCTCTAGGAAACAAGGCCATGAATATGTAATATTGTACAG gaTATATTTTGGTGAAGTCCAGCTGAGTGGCTTGGGAGAAG GTTTCCAGACAGTCCGTGTTGGGACAGTGGGTACCCCAGTGGGCACCATCACTTTGTCGTGTGCCTACAGAATCAACCTTGCTTTCATGTCAACCAG ACAGTTTGAGAGGACCCCTCCTATCATGGGGATTATAATTGATCACTTTGTGGACCGTCCCTATCCCAGCTCTTCACCCATGCATCCCTGCAATTACAG AGCTGGTGAGGACAATGGTGCAGTATACCCCTCAGTAGAAGATTCCCAAGAAGTGTGTACCACAtctttttccacctctcctcCATCTCAG TTGATTGGTCCAGGCAAAGAAGGGGGAGTTCCCCCAGTTCCTAGCCAGCCAGCACATGGCACTCAAGCTGACCAAGAGAGGATGTGCACCCCACTGGAGGGAGTCCATTACTCAGCAGCTACTCCTTCTAGCAG TGAGGACACAGAAACAGTATCCAACAGCAGTGAAGGAAAGTGTGGCTCCCCACATGACCTTTTGGAGACCATCTTTATCCGGAAGGTGGGAGCTTTTGTCAACAAACCCATTAACCAG GTGACCATGGCCAACTTAGACATTCCTTTTGCCATGTTTGCTCCCAAGAATGTTGAGCTGGAAGATAACGACCCCATG GTCAATCCTCCTGAATCCCCAGAAACGGAATCTCCTCTACATGGCAGCTTACACTCAGAGGGCtccagtggcagcagcacagggaacaCCCATGATGACTTCGTTATGGTTGACTTT AAACCAGCATTTTCAAAAGATGACATTCTTCCAATGGACCTGGGGACATTTTACCGTGAATTTCAGAACCCCCCTCAACTCAGCAGCCTCTCCATTGACATTGGAGCACAGTCCATGGCAGAGGATTTG GACTCATTACCAGAGAAGCTGGCAGTCCATGAGAAAAATGTCAAAGAATTTGATGCTTTTGTGGAAACCTTGCAGTGA